A stretch of DNA from Deltaproteobacteria bacterium:
GGAGGGTATGGGGGGAGACATTTTTTTCGTCCTGCAGATACCCTTCAAAGGCGGTGATCAGCTCTCCAAAGGGCAGCGGATCGGAAGGTGACTCCGGTCTCATTGCACCTTCTCCTGCAGGTACGCCGTCCAGTCTTTCAGGGCCCGGGCCGCAAGTTTCTCCCGTCGAAGCCTCCGGGCACGAACCTTTTCCTCCAGTGCAGGGAAGAGGGACCAGTTCACGTTGGAGGGCTGAAACTTCGTCGATTCCACATTCGTCACATGGGTAATCAATGCCCCGTGGGCCGTCGTCGGCGGGGGCACGGGGATCGGCCTGCCTTCCAGCCATTCGACGGCGAAGAGCCCGGCCATCCAGCCCATGGCCGTCGATTCCACATAGCCTTCCACGCCGGTGATCTGGCCGGCCAGAAAAACCTCGGGACGCTCCTTGAACTGAAGGCTCTTCGTCAGAACCCTGGGACCGTCGACAAAGGTATTCCGGTGGACACTTCCATAACGGAGGAATTCCACCTTCTCAAGTCCCGGGATCATCCGGAAAATCCTATCCTGTTCCGGGTACTTCAGTTTCGTCTGGAAGCCGACCATGTTATAGGCCGTCCCCTCCCGGTTTTCCTTGCGAAGCTGGATCACGGCATAAGGCTGTTTGCCCGTCCGAGGATCAACAAGACCCACCGGTTTCATCGGGCCGAAGAGGGGTGTTTCTTTTCCACGTTCGGCCATCACCTCAATCGGCATGCACCCCTCGAAGTATTTCGGCTCCTCAAAGGCCTCGGCCGGAACCTTTTCCCCGGCCATAAGGGCTTCATAAAATCGATCGTATTCCTCCCGGTTCATGGGGCAGTTAAGATAGTCGGCCCCTCCCTTATCATAACGCGACGCGGCAAAAACAATGGACCGGTCGATCGATTCCGCTTCCAGAATCGGGGCGATGGCATCATAAAAGTGGAGGTGTGTCGAACCGCTGAAGCGACCGATCGCCTCGGCCATGCTGTCGGAGGTGAGGGGACCCGTGGAAAGGACCGTCACGCCTTTTCCGGGAATCACCGTCACTTCGGAACGAATCACATGGATCCGGGAGTGCCCGGTCACGGCATCCGTAATATGGGCTGCAAACTTCTCCCGGTCCACCGCCAGCGCCGATCCGGCCGGCACGGAATGGGCGTCCGCCGCGTCCATGATGAGAGAGCCGCCCCGGCGCATTTCCTCTTTCAGGAGGCCGACGGCATTGGTGACGTCGCCGGATCGGAGGGAGTTACTGCAGACCAGTTCGGCCAGGCGGTCCGTCTTGTGGGCGGGAGTAAAACGGGTCGGACGCATTTCGTAGAGATGGACCGAAACACCCCGCTTCGCCGCCTGCCAGGCCGCTTCGCAACCGGCCAGGCCACCGCCGATAATTGTCAGTTCAGGGGAAGAATGATTTTCCATAATACCCGGCAATCAGCATTCAGCCGTCAGCCTCCGCTCTTCACCACCACTTCCTCCCGGACCTCCCGGACATAATCGCACTCCTTGACGGGGCAGCCGATGAACTTATGGTATTCTTCATCCTCCTTCCGGAAACGCTCCACAAGGAAGGGGCTTCCGCAATCGGGGCAGGGCTCATTGATCGGCCGCTGTTTGCTGTTGAATTTACATTTGGGATAGTTACTGCAACCGTAAAAGGTCCGGCCTTTGAACATCTTCTGCACGACAAAACCGTCGCAGCCTTTTTCCGGACAATCGACGCCGATACTGATCGGTTTGATGTTCTTGCATTTCGGATATCCGCTGCAACCGAGAAATTTTCCGAACCGGCCGTGGCGAACGGTCATGGGGCTGCCGCACTTTTCGCAGACCTCATCGGTCGTCTCTTCTTCGGCGGCCTTGATCTTCCCCGTCTCATCCTGCACCATCCGACGGGTGGTCTTGCAATCGGGATATTTCGTGCAGGCCAGGAATTTCCCGAACCGTCCCTTCTTGACCACCATTTCGGCGCCGCACTTCGGACAGACCTCCTCGGTCTTTTCCACGTCCATCATCCGGATTTCACCGTTATCGTCCCGGAGAAAATCCTTTGTGTTCTTGCAGTCGGGATAGGTGGAGCAAGCAAGAAATTCACCGTTGTATCCCCATTTGACCACCATCTTTGCGCCGCATTTCTCGCAATCGATGTTCGTCTCTTCGACATCTTTCTTCACATCCCGCATGGTGACCTTCGCCTTTTCCAGATCCGCGACGAATTTTTCGTAAAAGACCTTCAACGTCCCTTTCCAGTCGGCGGCC
This window harbors:
- a CDS encoding methylenetetrahydrofolate--tRNA-(uracil(54)-C(5))-methyltransferase (FADH(2)-oxidizing) TrmFO; its protein translation is MENHSSPELTIIGGGLAGCEAAWQAAKRGVSVHLYEMRPTRFTPAHKTDRLAELVCSNSLRSGDVTNAVGLLKEEMRRGGSLIMDAADAHSVPAGSALAVDREKFAAHITDAVTGHSRIHVIRSEVTVIPGKGVTVLSTGPLTSDSMAEAIGRFSGSTHLHFYDAIAPILEAESIDRSIVFAASRYDKGGADYLNCPMNREEYDRFYEALMAGEKVPAEAFEEPKYFEGCMPIEVMAERGKETPLFGPMKPVGLVDPRTGKQPYAVIQLRKENREGTAYNMVGFQTKLKYPEQDRIFRMIPGLEKVEFLRYGSVHRNTFVDGPRVLTKSLQFKERPEVFLAGQITGVEGYVESTAMGWMAGLFAVEWLEGRPIPVPPPTTAHGALITHVTNVESTKFQPSNVNWSLFPALEEKVRARRLRREKLAARALKDWTAYLQEKVQ